A genomic segment from Nitrospira sp. encodes:
- a CDS encoding Uracil-DNA glycosylase, family 4, translated as MSHPPTTLQDLADSLHNCQRCPLAKLGRTQVVFGVGNPQASVMFVGEAPGFYEDQKGEPFVGAAGQLLNDLLQSAGLSRADVYIANVIKCRPPNNRDPEPIEVETCKPFLLQQIAMIRPKLVCSLGNWATQTLLERKVGITRVRGQAFYLKEFVLFPLLHPAAALHQGSMLQPLREDFQKLKEFLDRHSQEATPEGPSASATRTLQIEPPPPPAQQMDLFS; from the coding sequence ATGTCTCACCCCCCGACCACGCTGCAGGACCTCGCCGACTCATTGCACAATTGCCAACGGTGCCCGCTCGCCAAGCTGGGACGTACCCAGGTGGTCTTCGGCGTCGGGAATCCCCAGGCATCCGTCATGTTCGTGGGAGAAGCGCCGGGATTTTACGAGGACCAGAAGGGGGAACCCTTCGTGGGGGCGGCGGGACAATTGCTCAACGACTTGTTGCAATCGGCGGGACTGTCACGCGCGGATGTCTACATCGCGAACGTCATCAAATGCCGCCCCCCGAACAATCGCGACCCAGAACCCATTGAAGTCGAAACCTGCAAGCCGTTTCTCCTGCAGCAAATCGCGATGATTCGACCGAAACTGGTCTGTTCGTTGGGCAACTGGGCCACGCAGACTCTCTTGGAGCGCAAGGTGGGGATTACCAGGGTGCGCGGGCAGGCCTTCTACCTGAAGGAGTTTGTGCTCTTTCCGCTCCTCCATCCCGCCGCGGCGTTACATCAAGGGAGCATGCTGCAGCCCTTGCGCGAAGACTTCCAGAAGCTAAAGGAGTTCCTTGACCGGCATAGTCAGGAGGCAACACCTGAGGGCCCGTCCGCCTCTGCCACCCGCACGCTGCAGATCGAGCCCCCGCCTCCACCTGCCCAGCAAATGGATCTGTTCAGCTGA
- a CDS encoding HAD-superfamily hydrolase, subfamily IA, variant 3: protein MSELRAVIFDFDGVIAHTEPLHFAALRQILASVDIPLTETEYYADYLGFDDRGCFTAALQAHRRPLSPALLTELMEQKARAYLTAVKQELAIFPGVREFIREAAERYKLAIASGALRNEIELILDEAGLRKAFHHITSAEDVARGKPAPDPFLHALAGLNRQSDQTALTPGDCLVVEDSLPGIRAARAAGMKVLAVANTHGVQDLGEADAVTHSLADTRLLELQGRLWGRGQGSA, encoded by the coding sequence ATGAGCGAATTACGCGCCGTCATTTTCGATTTCGACGGGGTTATTGCCCATACCGAACCCTTGCACTTTGCCGCCCTTAGACAGATCTTGGCCAGCGTCGACATCCCCCTCACGGAAACGGAGTACTATGCCGACTATCTGGGATTCGACGATCGCGGATGTTTCACAGCAGCCCTACAGGCACACCGACGCCCCCTGTCTCCTGCGCTGCTCACCGAATTGATGGAACAAAAGGCCCGCGCCTACCTGACCGCCGTCAAACAAGAGCTGGCGATCTTTCCCGGCGTACGCGAATTCATCCGTGAAGCGGCCGAGCGATACAAGCTCGCCATCGCCTCCGGCGCTCTGCGGAACGAAATCGAGTTGATCCTGGATGAGGCCGGCCTGCGCAAGGCGTTTCACCACATTACGAGCGCCGAGGACGTCGCCAGGGGCAAACCGGCGCCGGACCCCTTTCTCCACGCCCTGGCCGGTCTGAATCGGCAATCGGATCAGACCGCGCTGACGCCGGGAGATTGCCTGGTCGTTGAAGATTCCCTGCCCGGCATCAGGGCGGCGCGCGCCGCAGGTATGAAGGTCTTGGCCGTCGCCAACACGCATGGAGTGCAGGATCTCGGAGAAGCCGACGCCGTTACCCATTCCCTGGCAGACACCAGGCTGTTGGAGCTGCAGGGCCGTCTATGGGGAAGGGGGCAGGGGTCGGCATGA
- a CDS encoding Phytoene synthase: MMTFTDAQTYCTTLTKKSGSNFYYSFLFLPKARREAMYTVYAFCKEVDNAVDEPPAGSRPQEELARWRRELTAAYEGKPTFPVTISLAKHVRDLSIPQAYFEELIKGVEMDLSRTRYATFEELSLYCYRVASVVGLICLHVFGTTSPRAQDYAVNLGMAFQLTNILRDLGNDAECGRVYLPQEDLARFTYREEDLLHRRYTPGFTDLMKFEVGRAQEFYAKAARALASLSGAERRALTVAEIMRGVYSRILQRIEQSGYRVLGDRVTLSPSHRLAVAAGVWLQSRLPSAAP; encoded by the coding sequence ATGATGACCTTCACCGACGCCCAGACCTACTGCACGACCCTCACGAAAAAGAGCGGGAGCAACTTTTATTACTCGTTCCTGTTTCTGCCGAAAGCGCGCCGTGAGGCCATGTACACGGTCTATGCCTTCTGCAAAGAAGTGGACAACGCCGTCGACGAGCCGCCCGCAGGAAGCCGTCCGCAGGAGGAACTGGCGCGCTGGCGGCGGGAACTGACCGCGGCCTACGAGGGCAAACCGACCTTTCCCGTGACCATCAGCCTTGCCAAACATGTCCGTGACCTGTCGATTCCTCAGGCGTACTTCGAAGAACTCATCAAGGGCGTTGAAATGGATCTGAGCAGGACGCGCTATGCCACCTTCGAAGAGTTGTCTCTGTATTGTTATCGAGTGGCCTCCGTCGTCGGCTTGATTTGTCTGCACGTCTTCGGGACGACCTCTCCCCGCGCTCAGGACTACGCCGTCAATCTCGGCATGGCCTTCCAACTGACCAACATTCTTCGCGACCTCGGCAACGACGCCGAATGCGGTCGCGTGTACCTGCCCCAAGAAGACCTCGCACGGTTCACGTACCGGGAAGAGGATCTCCTGCACCGGCGTTACACGCCCGGATTCACCGACCTCATGAAGTTTGAAGTCGGCCGCGCGCAGGAATTTTACGCCAAGGCGGCGCGGGCACTCGCATCGTTGTCCGGGGCGGAGCGCCGAGCCCTGACGGTGGCGGAGATCATGCGTGGGGTGTACAGCCGAATCCTGCAACGCATCGAACAATCCGGATATCGCGTGTTGGGCGACCGGGTCACCTTGTCTCCCAGCCACAGGCTGGCCGTGGCGGCCGGTGTGTGGCTGCAATCTCGCCTCCCCTCTGCGGCTCCATGA
- a CDS encoding Phosphatidate cytidylyltransferase has protein sequence MQNPLEAARPRSSAEAVRRVLAAVIFLPIFYVLVHDLGPTAFFGLVVIAGMLAVGEFYRLHLGQAPWPWWNWVGVAATGLLLSSAQWPALVNDRAVLLGTAILALCLPLLSGKPLRDALTDGMVLVMGVLYIGLTLSCLLLTRGLSDGALLIFFVVLVTWAGDTGAYVAGKALGRRALAPVISPKKTYEGLAGGLILACVMAFAARAWFLPAFSPLDCLVLGVGLTLAGLFGDLAESAVKRSAGFKDSGALIPGHGGMLDRLDSLLFTGPTFYYYVAIVNHV, from the coding sequence ATGCAGAACCCCTTGGAAGCCGCTCGACCACGCTCATCAGCCGAAGCCGTCCGTCGCGTCCTCGCGGCAGTGATCTTCCTTCCGATCTTTTATGTCCTCGTGCACGACCTCGGACCGACCGCCTTCTTCGGCCTCGTCGTGATCGCCGGCATGTTGGCCGTGGGAGAATTTTATCGGCTTCATCTGGGGCAGGCCCCCTGGCCCTGGTGGAATTGGGTGGGTGTCGCGGCCACCGGCCTCTTGCTGAGCAGCGCGCAGTGGCCCGCGCTCGTGAACGATCGCGCCGTGCTGTTGGGCACCGCCATCCTCGCACTATGCCTGCCCTTGCTGTCGGGGAAACCGCTGCGGGACGCGCTCACGGACGGCATGGTCCTGGTGATGGGAGTCCTGTACATCGGATTGACCCTCAGCTGTCTCCTGCTCACCAGAGGATTGTCCGACGGAGCCCTGTTGATTTTTTTCGTGGTGCTCGTGACCTGGGCCGGTGATACGGGAGCCTACGTGGCCGGAAAGGCTCTGGGACGGCGAGCGCTCGCACCGGTCATCAGCCCGAAGAAAACATACGAAGGTCTGGCGGGTGGCCTGATCCTCGCGTGCGTGATGGCCTTCGCCGCACGTGCTTGGTTCTTACCCGCCTTCTCGCCGCTGGACTGCCTGGTGTTGGGCGTGGGACTCACGCTGGCCGGTCTCTTCGGCGACCTGGCGGAATCGGCTGTCAAACGTAGTGCGGGTTTCAAAGATTCAGGGGCGCTGATTCCAGGACACGGAGGCATGCTCGATCGTCTGGATAGCCTCTTGTTCACAGGCCCGACCTTTTACTACTATGTCGCGATCGTCAATCACGTGTGA
- a CDS encoding Undecaprenyl diphosphate synthase: MNDSRSRDIEPAPDSDLLSKLEPDLLPKHLAVIMDGNGRWAELRGLPRIAGHQEGIKSVRELISLSLELGIKILTIYAFSQENWNRPAQEITALMGLLEHYLSTERSSLVEQGVRFQTIGRVSSLPPSALRWVRTTEQETAHLNRLILNVALSYGGRAELVDAAKELARAVQDGRLSVDRLDEQALEQALYTHGLPDPDLLIRTSGETRISNFLLWQLAYTELYFTPTLWPDFRRRETLVALLEYQRRERRFGRVFSSVSS, translated from the coding sequence ATGAACGATTCTCGGTCCCGCGATATCGAGCCTGCCCCTGACTCCGATCTGCTCTCAAAACTCGAACCGGACCTGCTACCGAAACATCTGGCGGTGATCATGGACGGCAACGGCCGATGGGCGGAGTTGCGAGGCCTGCCGCGTATTGCCGGGCACCAGGAGGGTATCAAGTCTGTTCGGGAATTGATCTCACTCTCGCTCGAACTCGGCATCAAGATCCTGACGATCTATGCCTTTTCTCAAGAAAACTGGAACCGGCCCGCCCAAGAAATCACGGCCCTGATGGGTTTGCTTGAACATTATCTCTCGACGGAACGTTCGAGCCTGGTGGAGCAGGGGGTTCGATTTCAAACCATCGGCAGGGTGTCATCCCTCCCTCCCTCGGCGCTCCGGTGGGTCCGCACCACGGAGCAGGAGACCGCGCATCTGAATCGCTTGATCCTCAATGTCGCCCTCAGCTACGGCGGCCGAGCGGAACTGGTCGATGCGGCCAAAGAACTGGCAAGGGCGGTCCAGGACGGCCGACTGTCGGTGGATCGACTCGATGAGCAGGCCTTGGAACAGGCGCTGTATACCCATGGTCTCCCGGATCCGGACCTCCTGATCCGCACCAGCGGCGAGACCCGCATCAGTAATTTCCTCTTGTGGCAGCTGGCTTATACGGAGCTGTATTTCACCCCGACCCTCTGGCCGGACTTTCGCCGCCGCGAAACGTTGGTCGCATTGCTCGAATACCAGCGGCGCGAGCGCCGTTTCGGCCGCGTATTCAGCAGCGTCTCCTCCTAA
- a CDS encoding Phospholipid-binding protein, translating to MRHTWSLILLMVAVLPGVSTAADFRLSSPTVKHKATIGNEHVFNGFGCTGGNVSPELRWSHAPKDTKSFAVTVYDPDAPTGSGWWHWLIFNIPPSVTSLPAGAGKSDGTGAPQGTVQSLTDFGQPGYGGPCPPQGHKPHRYIFTVFALKVDQLPLKAEASGAMVGYYLNQNAIGKASFTGLYGRK from the coding sequence ATGCGACATACGTGGAGCTTGATTCTTCTCATGGTCGCAGTCCTGCCCGGCGTAAGCACTGCGGCGGATTTTCGTCTCAGCAGTCCCACGGTCAAGCACAAGGCGACCATCGGAAACGAACACGTGTTCAACGGATTCGGCTGTACAGGTGGCAATGTCTCGCCGGAGCTACGGTGGTCTCATGCCCCCAAGGACACGAAAAGTTTTGCCGTGACCGTCTACGACCCGGACGCACCGACCGGGAGCGGTTGGTGGCATTGGCTTATCTTCAATATTCCTCCGAGTGTGACATCATTGCCCGCCGGTGCTGGGAAATCGGATGGCACCGGGGCACCACAAGGCACGGTCCAGAGTCTGACGGATTTCGGTCAGCCGGGCTACGGCGGTCCCTGTCCCCCGCAAGGTCATAAGCCACATCGCTACATCTTTACGGTCTTTGCGTTGAAAGTCGATCAGCTTCCGTTGAAGGCGGAGGCATCCGGCGCGATGGTGGGGTATTACTTGAACCAAAATGCGATCGGGAAAGCCTCGTTCACAGGTCTGTACGGACGTAAGTAG
- a CDS encoding TldE protein, part of TldE/TldD proteolytic complex, producing the protein MTRLIGEQDYTAVAQDLLTRATKQGATAADVMVADGETLSVQVRMGAVDRLTKAREKRLGLRVFFGQRSASASTSDFSRDSLERFVAETCALAQAVVEDPVSGLPEPGHYAADFPDLNIHDPTKLQTDQQIDLALRAERAAFAADPRITNSEGAACDSSSGRIILANSHGFLGQYANSSFSLSVSPIASDAAGMQRDYWYGVDRAFAKLESPEAIGREATRRTVRKLGARKVPTCCAPVIFEAEVAGGLLGHLCSALSGYALYKGASFLIGQLGKQIAPDFVTVYDDGRMPGGLGTRPFDGEGLPTRKQAVVERGRLTSYLLDTYSGKKLGLPSTGNASRSIGESPSAGPTNFYMVPGTARPEDILASVKQGLYVTDLIGFGINMVTGDYSRGASGFWIENGELAYPVEEITIAGNLAQMYANIEMIGTDLVFRGRVASPTVKIAEMTVAGN; encoded by the coding sequence ATGACACGTCTGATCGGCGAACAGGACTATACGGCCGTCGCGCAGGATCTGCTGACTCGCGCGACGAAACAGGGGGCGACCGCGGCGGATGTGATGGTGGCGGACGGTGAGACCCTCTCCGTTCAGGTTCGAATGGGCGCGGTCGATCGATTGACCAAAGCACGTGAAAAACGTTTAGGGCTCCGGGTCTTTTTCGGGCAACGGTCCGCCAGCGCCTCGACCTCGGATTTTTCCCGCGATTCCTTGGAACGGTTCGTCGCGGAGACCTGCGCGCTGGCCCAGGCCGTCGTCGAAGACCCTGTGTCCGGCCTGCCCGAACCGGGGCACTATGCCGCAGACTTTCCGGACCTGAACATTCACGATCCCACGAAGCTCCAGACCGACCAGCAGATCGATCTCGCTCTCCGCGCCGAACGTGCCGCCTTTGCTGCCGATCCGCGCATTACGAACTCGGAAGGGGCCGCGTGCGACTCATCGTCCGGCAGGATCATCTTGGCGAATAGCCACGGGTTTCTGGGGCAGTATGCCAACAGCAGTTTTTCCCTGTCCGTCTCGCCGATCGCGTCGGATGCAGCCGGGATGCAGCGCGACTATTGGTACGGAGTCGATCGGGCCTTCGCGAAGTTGGAGAGTCCGGAAGCGATTGGGAGGGAAGCGACCAGGCGAACGGTGCGGAAACTCGGGGCTCGCAAGGTTCCTACCTGTTGCGCGCCGGTGATCTTTGAAGCCGAGGTGGCCGGTGGACTGCTCGGCCATCTTTGCAGCGCTTTGTCCGGTTATGCGCTTTACAAAGGGGCGTCGTTTCTCATCGGGCAATTGGGTAAGCAGATCGCGCCGGACTTCGTGACCGTTTATGACGACGGCCGGATGCCCGGCGGACTGGGCACGCGTCCGTTCGACGGGGAGGGGCTGCCGACGAGGAAGCAGGCGGTGGTCGAACGAGGCCGCTTGACGAGTTATTTGTTGGATACTTACTCGGGGAAAAAACTCGGGTTACCCTCGACCGGGAATGCGTCCCGCAGCATCGGCGAAAGCCCGTCGGCCGGGCCGACGAATTTTTACATGGTACCCGGCACCGCAAGGCCGGAAGACATCCTGGCGTCGGTGAAGCAGGGTCTGTACGTGACGGATCTCATCGGGTTCGGGATCAACATGGTGACCGGCGACTATTCTCGCGGGGCGAGCGGGTTCTGGATCGAAAACGGGGAGTTGGCCTATCCGGTGGAAGAGATCACCATCGCCGGCAACCTCGCGCAGATGTATGCGAACATCGAGATGATCGGCACGGACCTCGTGTTTCGCGGACGGGTTGCCAGCCCGACCGTGAAGATTGCCGAGATGACAGTGGCGGGAAATTAA
- a CDS encoding ABC transporter, substrate-binding protein (cluster 8, B12/iron complex), with amino-acid sequence MVPGATEVVAALGCRQDLVGISHECDYPPGLAHVPVMVRPRVESRRLSSAQIDEQVGSLLSDGTSLYELDGPQLLAAQPDLIIAQDLCDVCAVTPAQLDRVIRTLSPAPRMVTLNPQRLDDILQDIVTLGRALGQEGTGAQFATELRGRLDAVRAKVASETVRPRVACLEWLSPLYTAGHWVPDMVDAAGGLDVLATAGTASRKTDWGTLSAAAPDIIVLMPCGFTVERTRTELAPVTAQPQWKDLPAVRHGAVYLVDALSYFSRPGPRLINGVEQLAAIFHPACFGHRLPSAVERLEGRTTLPHMMPR; translated from the coding sequence TTGGTACCGGGAGCGACGGAAGTCGTCGCGGCGCTCGGGTGCCGACAAGACTTGGTCGGCATCAGCCATGAATGTGACTATCCGCCAGGCCTTGCCCATGTCCCCGTGATGGTGCGTCCGCGTGTCGAAAGCCGGCGACTCTCCAGCGCCCAGATCGACGAGCAGGTGGGCTCCCTGCTCTCGGACGGTACGAGCCTGTATGAACTGGACGGACCGCAGCTTCTGGCGGCGCAACCGGACCTGATCATTGCGCAGGATCTGTGCGACGTGTGCGCCGTGACTCCCGCACAGTTGGATCGGGTCATCCGTACCCTTTCGCCGGCGCCTCGCATGGTCACTCTCAATCCGCAGCGGCTCGACGACATCCTGCAAGACATCGTCACTCTCGGGAGGGCGTTGGGACAGGAAGGTACCGGGGCACAATTTGCGACTGAACTGCGCGGCAGGCTTGATGCCGTTCGCGCCAAGGTGGCTTCCGAAACGGTTCGTCCCAGGGTCGCCTGCCTCGAATGGCTCTCTCCTCTCTATACCGCAGGCCATTGGGTTCCCGATATGGTAGACGCTGCGGGAGGCCTCGATGTCTTGGCGACCGCCGGTACGGCTTCTCGAAAAACGGATTGGGGCACATTGTCCGCCGCCGCTCCGGATATCATCGTGCTCATGCCCTGCGGATTTACCGTCGAGCGCACGAGGACCGAACTCGCACCTGTCACAGCACAACCGCAGTGGAAAGATCTTCCGGCCGTCCGGCACGGCGCAGTCTATCTGGTCGATGCCCTGTCCTACTTCAGCCGCCCCGGGCCTCGTTTGATCAACGGCGTGGAACAGTTGGCCGCCATCTTCCACCCGGCCTGTTTCGGCCACCGGCTTCCATCCGCCGTCGAACGACTCGAAGGACGGACAACCCTGCCCCATATGATGCCGCGATGA
- a CDS encoding 1-deoxy-D-xylulose 5-phosphate reductoisomerase, whose amino-acid sequence MKHIVILGSTGSIGTNTLDIVERFPQEFRVIGLTAGSNDDKLEEQIRRFRPAVAALANEAAAARLRQRCADLPVRILAGHDGVAEVAQAPEAELVVSAIVGGAGLVPTLAAIRAGKHIALANKEPMVMAGALMQAEAKKHLVRIFPVDSEHSAIFQSLEGHRREDVKRVVLTASGGPLWEFTREQLLDVTPERALQHPNWKMGSKITIDSATLMNKGLEVIEARWLFDIPDAQIEVLVHRESIIHSLVEYRDRSVIAQLGLPDMRTPISYAMRYPERMPLDLPSLDLTTIGTLTFFKPDHDRFPCLHLGYEALRIGGTMPATMNAANEVAVEAFLQNGIRFLDIPDIIRSTMEAHAPGRIDGLDDALQADRWAREKAEALVHALTR is encoded by the coding sequence ATGAAGCACATCGTCATCCTCGGTTCGACCGGCTCGATCGGCACCAACACCCTCGACATCGTGGAGCGATTCCCGCAGGAGTTCCGCGTCATCGGCCTGACCGCCGGTTCGAACGACGACAAACTTGAGGAACAGATCCGTCGGTTTCGCCCGGCGGTCGCGGCGCTGGCTAACGAGGCTGCCGCCGCAAGACTGCGCCAACGTTGCGCCGATCTCCCGGTCCGGATTCTCGCGGGACACGACGGCGTCGCGGAAGTCGCCCAGGCGCCGGAAGCCGAATTGGTCGTGTCGGCCATCGTCGGCGGCGCGGGATTGGTCCCAACACTGGCCGCGATTCGCGCCGGCAAACATATCGCCCTCGCCAACAAAGAGCCGATGGTCATGGCCGGGGCCTTGATGCAGGCGGAAGCCAAGAAACATCTGGTCCGCATTTTCCCCGTCGACAGCGAACACAGCGCCATCTTCCAATCACTTGAAGGGCATCGACGTGAAGATGTCAAACGCGTGGTCCTGACCGCCTCCGGAGGGCCGCTCTGGGAGTTCACCCGCGAACAACTGCTGGACGTCACGCCGGAACGCGCGTTGCAACATCCCAACTGGAAAATGGGGTCGAAGATTACGATCGACTCGGCCACGCTGATGAACAAGGGGCTGGAAGTGATCGAGGCGCGGTGGCTCTTCGACATTCCCGATGCCCAGATCGAAGTACTGGTCCATCGTGAGAGCATCATCCATTCCCTGGTCGAGTACCGAGACCGGTCGGTGATCGCACAATTGGGGCTTCCCGACATGCGCACCCCGATTTCCTACGCCATGCGTTATCCCGAGCGGATGCCGCTGGACTTGCCGTCGCTGGACCTCACCACCATCGGCACCTTAACGTTCTTCAAGCCGGACCACGATCGCTTCCCCTGCCTGCATCTGGGGTACGAAGCGTTGCGAATCGGCGGGACCATGCCGGCGACGATGAATGCCGCCAACGAAGTGGCGGTGGAGGCCTTTCTCCAGAATGGAATTCGTTTTCTCGATATTCCTGACATCATTCGGAGTACAATGGAAGCACATGCGCCGGGCCGGATCGACGGCTTGGATGATGCGTTGCAAGCCGATCGATGGGCTCGGGAAAAAGCCGAAGCCCTCGTGCATGCCTTGACGCGGTAA
- a CDS encoding Phospholipid-binding protein, YbhB/YbcL family, which produces MRITSTAFKPQGDIPRLYTCEGKDISPPLAWTDVPAGAKSLALIVDDPDAPDPAAPNMTWVHWVLYNLPATNGGLPEGIKTLPAGMKEGVNDWKRTGYGGPCPPIGRHRYFHKLYALDTVLTDLKQPTKAKLEEAMKGHVIGEAQLMGTYRKAAK; this is translated from the coding sequence ATGCGCATCACTTCCACTGCGTTCAAGCCCCAGGGAGACATTCCGAGATTGTATACCTGCGAAGGGAAGGATATTTCGCCGCCGTTGGCGTGGACCGACGTTCCGGCCGGCGCCAAGAGCCTTGCACTGATTGTCGATGACCCCGATGCTCCGGACCCGGCCGCACCGAACATGACTTGGGTTCACTGGGTTCTCTATAATCTGCCGGCTACAAACGGGGGCCTTCCAGAGGGCATCAAGACGTTGCCTGCCGGTATGAAGGAAGGGGTGAACGATTGGAAACGAACCGGTTACGGCGGACCATGCCCGCCTATCGGCCGCCACCGGTATTTCCATAAGCTCTATGCGCTGGACACCGTGCTGACGGATTTGAAGCAGCCGACCAAAGCCAAATTGGAAGAGGCCATGAAGGGGCACGTCATCGGCGAGGCGCAGCTGATGGGGACGTATCGGAAGGCAGCCAAGTGA
- a CDS encoding TldD protein, part of TldE/TldD proteolytic complex, with translation MTKDESGMPERFGMTDRAIEQALGRVKVSAVDYADLYFEYCQAESVSMEEGIVKRATKSIGQGVGVRATAGEKTGFAYSDELTPKDLNIAADTARYIADSGRGTEPVPVTQRPALARSLYPHDRTGIEVATSDRVTLLNAIDAEARKYDPRIKNVMASYNTEYKVMLVATSDGLMVGDIQPLSRLQVTCIAEENGNRQVGTFGGGGRIGLQYFQQDQRYLHFAREAARGAILNLSAVDAPAGVMPVVLGGGWPGILLHEAIGHGLEADFNRKKTSAFSSLVGKQVASEVCTIVDDGTLPFRRGSLNVDDEGTPTSRTVLIERGILRGYITDKLNARLMGIPVTGNGRRESYQSVVLPRMTNTFMLAGESDPQDIIKSVKRGLYAVSFGGGQVDITNGKFVFSASEAYLIEDGQITKPVKGATLIGSGPEILKQVSMVGHDLKLDEGIGTCGKEGQSVPVGVGLPTIRIDEITVGGTKA, from the coding sequence ATGACGAAGGATGAGTCCGGGATGCCGGAACGTTTTGGGATGACCGATCGAGCAATTGAGCAGGCCCTCGGACGAGTCAAGGTATCGGCGGTTGATTATGCCGACTTGTATTTCGAATACTGCCAGGCTGAGTCGGTCTCCATGGAAGAGGGGATCGTCAAGCGCGCGACGAAGAGCATCGGCCAGGGCGTCGGTGTACGGGCGACCGCGGGCGAGAAGACGGGGTTTGCCTATTCCGATGAGCTGACGCCGAAAGACTTGAACATCGCCGCCGATACGGCGCGGTACATCGCCGATTCCGGTCGTGGGACGGAACCGGTTCCCGTGACGCAACGGCCGGCCTTGGCTCGCAGCCTCTATCCCCACGACAGAACCGGCATCGAAGTGGCCACCAGCGATCGGGTCACATTGCTCAATGCCATCGACGCCGAAGCCAGAAAGTACGACCCCCGGATCAAGAACGTGATGGCGTCCTACAATACGGAATACAAGGTTATGCTGGTCGCGACTTCGGACGGCCTCATGGTCGGAGATATCCAGCCTCTGTCGCGGCTGCAGGTGACCTGTATCGCCGAAGAAAACGGCAATCGGCAGGTCGGAACCTTCGGCGGCGGCGGCCGGATCGGGCTGCAATATTTTCAGCAGGACCAACGCTACTTGCATTTTGCCAGGGAGGCGGCGCGGGGAGCGATCCTGAATCTCAGCGCCGTCGATGCGCCGGCCGGCGTGATGCCGGTCGTATTGGGCGGCGGCTGGCCCGGTATCCTTCTGCATGAGGCGATCGGTCATGGGCTGGAGGCGGATTTCAACCGCAAGAAGACCTCGGCCTTCTCCAGTCTTGTGGGGAAGCAGGTGGCCTCGGAGGTCTGTACGATCGTGGACGACGGGACGCTACCCTTTCGGCGCGGGTCGTTGAACGTGGACGACGAGGGTACGCCTACCAGCCGCACGGTCTTGATCGAGCGCGGCATCTTGCGGGGCTATATCACCGATAAACTGAATGCCCGCTTGATGGGCATCCCGGTGACCGGCAACGGCAGGCGCGAAAGTTATCAGAGCGTGGTGTTGCCGCGGATGACCAATACGTTTATGTTGGCGGGGGAGTCCGATCCGCAAGACATCATCAAGTCCGTCAAGAGGGGACTGTATGCCGTGTCGTTCGGCGGTGGCCAGGTCGATATCACCAATGGGAAATTCGTGTTCTCAGCGAGCGAGGCCTACCTGATCGAAGACGGACAGATCACCAAGCCGGTCAAGGGTGCGACGTTGATCGGCAGCGGCCCTGAAATCCTGAAGCAGGTCTCTATGGTGGGGCACGATTTGAAACTGGATGAAGGGATCGGGACCTGTGGAAAGGAAGGGCAGTCTGTGCCGGTCGGAGTCGGGTTGCCGACCATTCGCATCGATGAAATCACCGTCGGAGGAACGAAGGCCTAA